In one Scomber japonicus isolate fScoJap1 chromosome 6, fScoJap1.pri, whole genome shotgun sequence genomic region, the following are encoded:
- the LOC128361018 gene encoding scavenger receptor cysteine-rich type 1 protein M130-like has protein sequence MVELTCSDSVRLVNGASLCSGRLEVKSEQSWSSVCEADFDQQDAEVVCRELGCGAPSVLQGALYGEVEAPMWTKEFQCGGNESALLDCRRSDSARRTCSPGKAVGLTCSETVRLVGGASHCAGTLEVKHGEWRPVSESYFDWTLKEAAVACRELDCGSAVSTGSRKESSRRPVWTIRPDCLQSGSTLRDCVLSDSSSSIMELTCSDSVRLVNGASLCSGRLEVKSERSWSSVCEADFDQQDAEVVCRELGCGTPSVLQGVLYGEVEAPMWTKEFQCGGHESALLDCRRSDSARRTCSPGKAVGLTCSVTVRLVGGASRCAGRLEVKQGEWRPVSDSDWTLKEAAVACREMDCGSAVSIGSRKESSDRPVWDIRPYCVQSRSTLRDCVEPSDSSSSIMELTCSDSVRLVNGTSLCSGRLEVKSEQSWSSVCEADFDQQDAEVACRELGCGAPSVLQGALYGEVEAPMWTKEFQCGGNESALLDCRRSDSVRRTCSPGKAVGLTCSETVRLVGGASRCAGTLELKRGEWRPVGDSGWTLKEAAVACRELDCGSAVSIGSRDESSDRPVWRIDSDCLQSGSALMDCVSSDSSSSMGELTCSDSVRLVNGTSLCSGRLEVKSEQSWSSVCEADFDQQDAEVVCRELGCGTPSVLQGALYGEVEAPMWTKEFQCGGHESALLDCRRSDSARRTCSPGKAVGLTCSETVRLVGGASHCAGRLEVNQGEWRPVSYSDWTLKEAAVACRELDCGSAVSTARRKESSRRPVWRIDSDCLQSGSALTDCVESRSSSSMVELTCSGQQGAEVRPTGEH, from the exons actctgtcaggctggtgaatggggctagtctgtgttcaggcagactggaggtgaagtctgagcagtcgtggtcctcagtgtgtgaagctgactttgaccagcaggatgcagaggtggtctgtagggagcttggctgtggggctccttcagtcctccagggggcgctctatggagaagtggaggctccaatgtggaccaaagagttccagtgtggaggcaatgaatctgctctcctggactgtagaagatcagactcagctagaagaacctgctcacctggtaaagctgttggactcacctgctcag agactgtcaggttggtgggaggagccagtcactgtgcaggtacactggaggtgaaacacggagagtggagaccagtgagtGAGTCTTACTTTgactggaccctgaaggaagcagctgttgcctgcagagaattggactgtggctctgctgtttcaacaggaagcagaaaggaGTCCTCACGTAGACCTGTATGGACGATCCGACCTGACTGTCTTCAGTCTGGATCTacactgagggactgtgtatTATCagattcctcttcctccatcatggagctcacctgctcag actctgtcaggctggtgaatggggctagtctgtgttcaggcagactggaggtgaagtctgagcggtcgtggtcctcagtgtgtgaagctgactttgaccagcaggatgcagaggtggtctgtagggagcttggctgtggcactccttcagtcctccagggggtgctctatggagaagtggaggctccaatgtggaccaaagagttccagtgtggaggccatgagtctgctctcctggactgtagaagatcagactcagctagaagaacctgctcacctggtaaagctgttggactcacctgctcag tgactgtcaggttggtgggaggagccagtcgctgtgcaggtagactggaggtgaaacagggagagtggagaccagtgagtGACTCTgactggaccctgaaggaagcagctgttgcctgcagagaaatggactgtggctctgctgtttcaatagGAAGCAGAAAGGAGTCCTCAGACAGACCTGTATGGGATATCAGACCTTACTGTGTTCAGTCTAGATCTacactgagggactgtgtaGAACCATCagattcctcttcctccatcatggagctcacctgctcag actctgtcaggctggtgaatgggactagtctgtgttcaggcagactggaggtgaagtctgagcagtcgtggtcctcagtgtgtgaagctgactttgaccagcaggatgcagaggtggcctgtagggagcttggctgtggggctccttcagtcctccagggggcgctctatggagaagtggaggctccaatgtggaccaaagagttccagtgtggaggcaatgaatctgctctcctggactgtagaagatcagactcagttagaagaacctgctcacctggtaaagctgttggactcacctgctcag agactgtcaggttggtgggaggagccagtcgctgtgcaggtacactggagcTGAAACggggagagtggagaccagtggGTGACTCTGgctggaccctgaaggaagcagctgttgcctgcagagaattggactgtggctctgctgtttcaatagGAAGCAGAGATGAGTCCTCAGACAGACCTGTATGGAGGATCGACTCTGACTGTCTTCAGTCTGGATCTGCACTGATGGACTGTGTATCATCagattcctcttcctccatgggggagctcacctgctcag actctgtcaggctggtgaatgggactagtctgtgttcaggcagactggaggtgaagtctgagcagtcgtggtcctcagtgtgtgaagctgactttgaccagcaggatgcagaggtggtctgtagggagcttggctgtgggactccttcagtcctccagggggcgctctatggagaagtggaggctccaatgtggaccaaagagttccagtgtggaggccatgagtctgctctcctggactgtagaagatcagactcagctagaagaacctgctcacctggtaaagctgttggactcacctgctcag AgactgtcaggttggtgggaggagccagtcacTGTGCAGGTAGACTGGAGGTGAAtcagggagagtggagaccagtgagtTACTCTgactggaccctgaaggaagcagctgttgcctgcagagaattggactgtggctctgctgtttcaacagcACGCAGAAAGGAGTCCTCACGTAGACCTGTATGGAGGATCGACTCTGACTGTCTTCAGTCTGGATCTGCACTGACGGACTGTGTAGAATCacgttcctcttcctccatggtggagctcacctgctcag GCCAACAGGGGGCAGAAGTCAGACCCACAGGAGAACATTGA